From Candidatus Ozemobacteraceae bacterium, a single genomic window includes:
- a CDS encoding PocR ligand-binding domain-containing protein yields MAPQSKDININQTVTFAVGQIPDLLKKIERFYGVPLSLRSNTGEVVVKTDYFNGPCSIIRGSERGRQRCKRSYKNVEDRLFRRKVPFVNICYAGFLVFAIPLEFRGEMVGTLLGSQLLPMDMRTREDLAMNFEHTLLALGIKELDGFYRSFDRVRTIRPDFERVSLLNFLDTVGKHFISMAFAGKTWEEARRELRREIPGPFRDYDLDHI; encoded by the coding sequence ATGGCACCACAATCAAAAGACATCAACATCAACCAGACGGTGACCTTCGCCGTCGGCCAGATTCCCGATCTGCTCAAGAAAATCGAGCGATTTTACGGCGTTCCCCTGTCGCTTCGGTCGAACACGGGCGAGGTGGTCGTCAAGACGGATTACTTCAACGGCCCGTGCAGCATCATCCGGGGCTCGGAGCGCGGTCGCCAGCGGTGCAAACGTTCGTATAAGAACGTCGAGGACAGGCTGTTCAGGCGCAAGGTGCCGTTCGTCAACATCTGCTACGCCGGCTTCCTGGTCTTCGCCATTCCGCTCGAGTTCCGCGGCGAGATGGTCGGAACGCTTTTGGGAAGCCAGCTTCTGCCCATGGACATGCGAACTCGGGAAGACCTCGCGATGAACTTCGAGCACACCCTCCTGGCCCTCGGAATCAAGGAACTTGATGGGTTCTACCGAAGTTTCGATCGCGTCCGTACCATCCGCCCGGATTTCGAGCGGGTCTCCCTGCTGAACTTCCTGGACACGGTCGGCAAGCATTTCATCTCGATGGCGTTCGCGGGGAAGACCTGGGAGGAAGCGCGCAGAGAGCTTCGTCGGGAAATTCCAGGTCCGTTCCGGGATTACGACCTGGACCACATCTGA